GGTTTTTTCCTTCAAATAACGGATGTACTCGTTGTCCGTCAACGACATGCCCTTCGGGTCGACGTTGTAATCGAACATGACCTTGAACTTCGCCGGTGCGGCGCTTTTTCCCGAATTGCCTGCGCCTGCGCCCGAACCGCTGCCGCCGCCGGACGTGGAGCCCCCGCTGCAGCCGGCCAAAACCGTTACGGCGGCCGCAGTGACGACAGTAAGCGACTTCAGCGTTCGATAGCCCCTTTTCATATGGCGTTCCTCCTTTAGTAGGTAAGCTGTGGCCAGCCGCCGCCGGACATCTTCTGCGAAGCCGTGCCGATCAAGCGGGCGGTTACGTCCATTGTGGCTGGGGAGGCCGCTTCAGGCAATTTATAAAATTTCCGTTCATGTAAAAACTTTTGAAAAACGCGGTGTTCATTTTTTTGTACATTACCGTTTGGCGAGCAGTTTGCTGCGGTATTCGCTGGGCGTGAACAGGTGCAGCTTCTTGAAGTTGCGAATGAACGAATGGACCGTATCGTAGCCGCACATTTCGGACACCGTCTTGATCGCGAGATTCGGATCTTCCAGCAGCTGCAGCGCCTTTTTGATGCGCAGCTGGTTTAAGTGTTCGACGAAGCCGTGTCCGAGCTCGTGTTTCATCAGCGTGCTGATATAAGAAGAGTTGACGCCCAAGGATTCTGAAATCGTGGTCAGCGAAATCGGCTTGTCGTAGTGGGCTTCGATGTAATCGAGAATGAGCTGGACGGTTTTATTTTGCGATTGCCGGGTCATCGCGATATGGGAGGCGACTTTTCCCGCCGCCTGAACGACAAAGTCCGTTTTGTCCTGCACAAACTCGCGGCTGTACATGTTCATAAATACGTCTTCCTGCAAAATATCCGCGATCTCGAGCCGATGCTCCAGCGTCACCTTGACGATGCCGTACAGCACGTTGGAGAAAAAGGCGTTCACCCGGTCGAGCGAAAAACGCTCCTCGCCCAGCATCCCTTGCAGCATCGAGCGAAGCTGCGTCTCGAATTCAGCTTGCTTGCCGTCTTTGACGAGATTGCACAGCTTGTCGATGTCGGAGCTGCGATACATCAGCTCGTCGGATTTTTGGGCGGCGATATCGGTGTAGCGGATGATGCTGCGTTTGCCGAAAATCGCCTTGAAGCCGAGCGCCTGCAGCGCTTCATGATAGCCGGCGTGCGCGCTGCCGAGGCCGTCGTGAATGCGGCTGATGCCGGCGCAAACGGTCAGCCCGCAGTTGTCTTCGATTTCCTTTTGCAAATAGACGATCGTCTCCGTAAGCCGCTGCTGCAGCGAGCTCTCGTCCGTATCCGCCGGCACCGACAGGAGGATGGCGATTTTCTCCAGCTCCGCTTTCGCGGGATAACACGGGTAGGCGGTCATAAACGTCCACTTGATCGCGTTATAAATCGTTTTGTCCATGAAGAAACGCTCGTCCTGCTTCATGCTCAGCAAATAATTGTAGAAGTTGTCGATCTGGAACACGACGACCGCCCACCGGTCGGCGGGGAAGCGGAAGGCGAGTTCGGCGGCTTTGTCGCGCAAGTCGGCTTCCTTCAGCTTGCCGGTCAGCACGTTTAAGGTGAAGTGGTGCCGCAGCTCCTCGAGATTGTTGTTGTAATGCGTTTCGAACCGGCGGATCGGCTGAAAATAAACCCGCCGCACAAGCGCGTAAATCGCCGCCGCCATCGCGGCGAGCAGGACGGCGAGCGCGATCAGCGCGGTTTGGCGCATCCGCCATGCGGCGCTCAGCTCGATCATCGGCGTGACGGAGATGAGCTGCCATTCCCCGCCGGAGGGGCCGGAGGCGAGCACGTACTGGCCGTTTACGGCCGGTGGCTTGCCCGCGCCCGCGGGTGCGGCCGCCTTCGGCAGCTGCTCCGGCTGCACCGCGCCCAGCTTCACCTCGGTGCCTTGGCGGGTCGTTAGCACGCGACCGTCCTCGCCGAGCAGCATCATGCCGTAATTCGCCTCGGGCGTGGCGGCGAACAGCTTTCGTTCGTCGATGTTGATCGCCACGAGCCCGTTGTTATTGCCAAGCGGCCCGACGAACGTAAGAATATCCTTTTTGTTGCCGTAGCCGGCTTTTTCCGGACGTTTGCCGACCCAATGGCCGTTTTTTTCATTAAAGTCGGTAAAGAGCTCCTTGTCGGGGAACTCTTCCAATGAAGTAAACTCATGGTTCGTGGCGAGCACCGTGCCGCTGCCTTTGCTGTAAATGTAAACGGAGAGCACAAGCGGATTGCTGTTGATAATTTTCAGCGAATTCGCCTGAATTTCACCGAGCATTGCCATATTGGAGACGGTCGGTTTCGGCTGAACGAGCCATTCCCGCAGCGTGTAATCCAGAGTCAGCTGAAAGTAGACGGAGTTAATCTGCTTCTCCAGCATCATGGAGATCGAGGACAAGCCGTCGTGCGTCTGCCGGAACGACTCCGTGAACCGCTCTGACGTGTCGGATTGCGTTTTGAGCAGATGGACGGCAAACGCCAGCGCCGCAATAAACAAAAAAATCAACATCGTCAGCACGAGGTTTGCGATCGAAAGACGGTTTCTCCAGAGCTTCAATCTTGTTTCCCCCCTGCAATTATCGTCGCATTCCGCCCGGAAGCCGCGGTAAGCGCTCTCAAGGCCATTATAAACATTTTGTACATGTCCGTTAAGGTATATTTCTTTGGTCCAAAAAATGAAAAGCGCGCAGTCAAAAATATGTACACGATCCGGGATAATGTAAATTTCCGGCGGCGGGGGCGTCTCCTATAATTAGTCTCAACATCCGCAGGGGAGGCGAACATTTTGGAATCGACGACGAATTTGCAAAGCGCCGCTGGGCAGCGGGTGCGCCGGAAGTCTCTTGCGGCCGCGTGGTCTGCGGCAGGCAAGCACAAATATTTGTACGCGCTGCTGCTTCCGGGCATCGTGTGGTATTTCATCTTCCGGTATTTGCCGATGTACGGCGTGATCATTGCGTTTAAGGACTATAATTTTTCCAAAGGGATTTGGGGCAGTCCGTGGGTCGGGCTGAAGCATTTCGAGTTTCTGTTTCGCAATCAGGATTTCTTCCTCATCGTCCGCAATACGCTGTTGATCAACCTGTACGAGCTGATCTTTGCGTTTCCGGTGCCGGTCATCTTGGCGCTGCTGCTTAACGAAATGAAAAACGTGCTGTTCAAGCGTTCGATTCAAACCGTCATCTATTTCCCACATTTCCTGTCGTGGGTTGTTTTCGGCGGCATCGTCATCCAGCTGCTGTCTCCGAACGAAGGGCTCGTGAACAACGTGCTTCGCTATTTCGGGATGGAGCCGGTGTTTTTCATGAGCAAATCCGAATATTTTCGGCCGATCGTCGTGATCTCCTCGATTCTGAAGGAATCGGGCTGGGGAGCGATCATCTATTTGGCTGCGCTCAGCTCGATCGATCCGGAGCAGTACGAGGCCGCGACGATCGATGGTGCGAACCGCTGGCACAAGCTTGCTTACATTACGCTGCCGGGGATCAGCAATACGGTGGTCATCATGATGATCCTCAAAGTCGGCTACCTGCTCGATGTCGGCTTCGAGCAAATCTACATCCTGTACAACCCGTCGGTGTACGACGTGGGGGATGTGCTCAGCACGTACATTTACCGGATCGGCCTGCAGAGCGCGCAGTTCAGCGTGACCGCAGCGATCGGCCTGTTCCAGTCGGTCATCGGCTTCTTCCTGATCTGGAGCACAAACCGTCTGGCCAAAAAATTCAGCGAAGTTTCGCTGTGGTAACCGAAAGGAGCGACTGACGCATGTCCGTGAAACTATCCGCCAACGTCTGGATCGGCGCGCTGCTGGTCATGTTTGCGATACTGACCTTTCTGCCTTTCTATTACGTGATGCTCGCTTCCGTCAGCGACTCGAACCTGATCCGTGAAGGCGAGCTGATGCTTTGGCCGAAGGGCTTTAACCTGAAAGCGTACGGGCTTATTTTCGATAATGCGCAGTTTTTGCATTCGTTTGCGGTGACCGTGACGCGCACCGTGCTGGGCCTCGCGGTCAACCTGCTGCTGCAGCTGACGATCGCGTATGCACTGTCCCGCACCTACCTGCCCGGCCGCAAAATGTTCATGATCTACATCATCATCACGATGATGTTTAACGGCGGCATCGTGCCGACGTTCCTTATCGTCAAGGGGACGGGGCTGATCGATACGATATGGGCGCTCGTCATTCCGTCGGCGATCAGCACGTGGAACGTCATTTTGCTGCGTACCTTTTTCGAAAATGTACCTTCCAGCCTGGAGGAATCGGCAAAAATGGATGGGGCAAACGACATCGCCATTTTCATAAAAATTTTCCTGCCTCTGTCGCTGCCGGCGATCATGACGATCGGGCTGTTCGTGGCGGTGCATCATTGGAATGCCTTTATGGATGCGGTGATCTATACGAATTCGGCCGATTTGAAGGTGCTGCAGCTGTTTTTGCGGGATATGGTGATCAAGATGGAGATGGCTGCGCTGATGGGCGATATGTCGGCGATGAGCGAGGTATCGTCGCTATCGATCCGCACGGCATCGATTTTCCTGGCGTCGCTGCCGATTTTGGCGGTGTATCCGTTTATTCAGCGGTTTTTCGTGAAGGGCATGATGGTGGGGGCGGTCAAGGGGTAAGAATATGAAGGGGCGGTGCCGCTGGGCGCCGCTTTTCTGTTCCATATTTACATACCGCTACATTCTGTCTATACTATTTCCAATACATTAAAAGGGTGATAGTATGACAATTTACGATTTTACCGTACGCAAGCCGAACGGCACACGTCTGCCGTTATATGAATTTGAAGGAAAACCGGTTGTCATCATCAATACCGCCAGCAAATGTAAATTTACCCCGCAATTTTCCGACCTGCAGCGCCTTTACGAGGAGTATCATCCGCAAGGTGTGGAGTTTATCGGATTTCCATGCAACCAATTCGGGGAGCAGGAGCCCGGCAGCGATGAGGAAGCGGAATCGTTCTGCCAAATCAATTACGGGGTTAAGTTTCAAATTTTTGGGAAGATCGAAGTGAACGGGGAGAACGCTCATCCTTTATTCGACTACTTAAAGAAATCTGCTCCATTCCGGGGATTCGACGAAACGAACATCAACGAAAAGCTGCTCAAAATGATGATCGCCGAAAAAAATCCCGAATGGCTGGTCGGGGATTCCATAAAGTGGAATTTTACCAAGTTCCTTATCGGCAAGCAGGGGCAAGTTATCGCGAGATTCGAGCCGGCCGATGAATTGGACGCACTCCGGCAGCAATTGGAAGATCAGCTTCATTGATTTCCGTCAACAATGAACCTGGATGAAGGTACCGCCCTTCGGGGAGATCGTTAAGGGAGGCCGCGATGAACGAGACCGCATTTGACGAACCATTATTTGCAAGCTTGAAGCCGGGCTTAACCTCGTTCTGTTACCGAATGCTAGGCTCCATGGACGATGCGGACGATGCCGTTCAGGAGACGAGTATTCGGGTCTGGCAGAGCTGGAGCACGTTCAGACAGGATTCCTCGTTCAAAACTTGGGTCTATCGGATTGCCTCCAACCTGTGCTTGGACAAGCTGAGACAATCCAAACGCCGCGCGCTTCCCGTTGACCTGTTCGACCCGGCCGTCGCCATCGTCGAGCCGCGCGACACGCTGCCGGACTCTGCCTGGATCTGGCCGTCTCCCGACTTTGGGGGCAATCCGGAGGATCGGCTCGTCCGCAGAGATACCCTTCAGCTGTGCTTCATCGCTCTCCTGCAAACCTTGCCTCTGCGGCAGCGCGCGGTGCTCATTTTGAAGGATGTATTTGAATGGTCCTCCAAGCAGATCGCGGAAACGTTGGCGATGTCGCCGGCAGCGGTGAACAGTGCCTTGCAAAGAGCCCGAGAGACGATGAACCGGGCGCAGCTTCGCTCGGATGAGCTCAGCAGCATGGACGTTCAACCGGAACAGCAGCTGCTGTCCCGGTATGTGGAGGCTTTCGAGCAATTCGATATTGCTGCGCTCGTCGCGTTGTTCCACGAGGAAGGCTGCATGTCAATGCCGCCCTTCGAGATGTGGATCCGCGGCAAGGAAGATTTGTCCGCCTTCTATTCGCTTACTCGCTGGCATTGCGAAGGTTCGCGATTTGTGCCCATTACGGTGAATGGCGGTTATCCGGCGTTGGCCCAGTATATGCCGGGCAAAGAGGGCTCTGGCCTGGTACCCTGGGGCAT
The window above is part of the Paenibacillus hamazuiensis genome. Proteins encoded here:
- a CDS encoding helix-turn-helix domain-containing protein — translated: MKLWRNRLSIANLVLTMLIFLFIAALAFAVHLLKTQSDTSERFTESFRQTHDGLSSISMMLEKQINSVYFQLTLDYTLREWLVQPKPTVSNMAMLGEIQANSLKIINSNPLVLSVYIYSKGSGTVLATNHEFTSLEEFPDKELFTDFNEKNGHWVGKRPEKAGYGNKKDILTFVGPLGNNNGLVAINIDERKLFAATPEANYGMMLLGEDGRVLTTRQGTEVKLGAVQPEQLPKAAAPAGAGKPPAVNGQYVLASGPSGGEWQLISVTPMIELSAAWRMRQTALIALAVLLAAMAAAIYALVRRVYFQPIRRFETHYNNNLEELRHHFTLNVLTGKLKEADLRDKAAELAFRFPADRWAVVVFQIDNFYNYLLSMKQDERFFMDKTIYNAIKWTFMTAYPCYPAKAELEKIAILLSVPADTDESSLQQRLTETIVYLQKEIEDNCGLTVCAGISRIHDGLGSAHAGYHEALQALGFKAIFGKRSIIRYTDIAAQKSDELMYRSSDIDKLCNLVKDGKQAEFETQLRSMLQGMLGEERFSLDRVNAFFSNVLYGIVKVTLEHRLEIADILQEDVFMNMYSREFVQDKTDFVVQAAGKVASHIAMTRQSQNKTVQLILDYIEAHYDKPISLTTISESLGVNSSYISTLMKHELGHGFVEHLNQLRIKKALQLLEDPNLAIKTVSEMCGYDTVHSFIRNFKKLHLFTPSEYRSKLLAKR
- a CDS encoding ABC transporter permease, with protein sequence MESTTNLQSAAGQRVRRKSLAAAWSAAGKHKYLYALLLPGIVWYFIFRYLPMYGVIIAFKDYNFSKGIWGSPWVGLKHFEFLFRNQDFFLIVRNTLLINLYELIFAFPVPVILALLLNEMKNVLFKRSIQTVIYFPHFLSWVVFGGIVIQLLSPNEGLVNNVLRYFGMEPVFFMSKSEYFRPIVVISSILKESGWGAIIYLAALSSIDPEQYEAATIDGANRWHKLAYITLPGISNTVVIMMILKVGYLLDVGFEQIYILYNPSVYDVGDVLSTYIYRIGLQSAQFSVTAAIGLFQSVIGFFLIWSTNRLAKKFSEVSLW
- a CDS encoding carbohydrate ABC transporter permease; the protein is MSVKLSANVWIGALLVMFAILTFLPFYYVMLASVSDSNLIREGELMLWPKGFNLKAYGLIFDNAQFLHSFAVTVTRTVLGLAVNLLLQLTIAYALSRTYLPGRKMFMIYIIITMMFNGGIVPTFLIVKGTGLIDTIWALVIPSAISTWNVILLRTFFENVPSSLEESAKMDGANDIAIFIKIFLPLSLPAIMTIGLFVAVHHWNAFMDAVIYTNSADLKVLQLFLRDMVIKMEMAALMGDMSAMSEVSSLSIRTASIFLASLPILAVYPFIQRFFVKGMMVGAVKG
- a CDS encoding glutathione peroxidase, producing MTIYDFTVRKPNGTRLPLYEFEGKPVVIINTASKCKFTPQFSDLQRLYEEYHPQGVEFIGFPCNQFGEQEPGSDEEAESFCQINYGVKFQIFGKIEVNGENAHPLFDYLKKSAPFRGFDETNINEKLLKMMIAEKNPEWLVGDSIKWNFTKFLIGKQGQVIARFEPADELDALRQQLEDQLH
- a CDS encoding sigma-70 family RNA polymerase sigma factor, which produces MNETAFDEPLFASLKPGLTSFCYRMLGSMDDADDAVQETSIRVWQSWSTFRQDSSFKTWVYRIASNLCLDKLRQSKRRALPVDLFDPAVAIVEPRDTLPDSAWIWPSPDFGGNPEDRLVRRDTLQLCFIALLQTLPLRQRAVLILKDVFEWSSKQIAETLAMSPAAVNSALQRARETMNRAQLRSDELSSMDVQPEQQLLSRYVEAFEQFDIAALVALFHEEGCMSMPPFEMWIRGKEDLSAFYSLTRWHCEGSRFVPITVNGGYPALAQYMPGKEGSGLVPWGIHVIETKENQILHVQNFIHTPLFSRFGLPERIDQ